One stretch of Eupeodes corollae chromosome 2, idEupCoro1.1, whole genome shotgun sequence DNA includes these proteins:
- the LOC129944026 gene encoding potassium voltage-gated channel protein eag isoform X4 codes for MPGGRRGLVAPQNTFLENIIRRSNSQPDSSFLLANAQIVDFPIVYCNESFCKISGYNRAEVMQKSCRCGFMYGELTDKETVARLEYTLENQQQDQFEILLYKKNNLQCGCALSKYGQVAPETPLWLLLQVAPIRNERDLVVLFLLTFRDITALKQPIDSEDTKGELFDIYSKVLGLSKFAKLARSVTRSRQFSAHLPTMKDPTKQSNLAHMMSLSADIMPQYRQEAPKTPPHILLHYCAFKAIWDWVILCLTFYTAIMVPYNVAFKNKTSEDVSLLVVDSIVDVIFFIDIVLNFHTTFVGPGGEVVSDPKVIRMNYLKSWFIIDLLSCLPYDVFNAFDRDEDGIGSLFSALKVVRLLRLGRVVRKLDRYLEYGAAMLILLLCFYMLVAHWLACIWYSIGRSDADNGIQYSWLWKLANVTQSPYSYVWASNETGPELINGPSRKSMYVTALYFTMTCMTSVGFGNVAAETDNEKVFTICMMIIAALLYATIFGHVTTIIQQMTSATAKYHDMLNNVREFMKLHEVPKALSERVMDYVVSTWAMTKGLDTEKQVLNYCPKDMKADICVHLNRKVFNEHPAFRLASDGCLRALAMHFMMSHSAPGDLLYHTGESIDSLCFIVTGSLEVIQDDEVVAILGKGDVFGDQFWKDSAVGQSAANVRALTYCDLHAIKRDKLLEVLDFYSAFANSFARNLVLTYNLRHRLIFRKVADVKREKELAEKRKNEPQLPQNQDHLVRKIFSKFRRTPQVQAGVKEIVSGPSDVEKGDGDVERTKKLPAKLTLTEDSRIISTSGVPSQSPSPSSGPPSARSTRASKWGRLLGSSSVDSASDTSTKVAVSRSLSARESLRESTAQGRQSSTSSSNGGQGNKVFPKAPKLQASQATLARQDTIDEGGEVDSSSPPSRDSRLDAAKERNLALERERQIEMASSRATTSDTYDTGLREQPPTLAQRDLIATVLDLKVDVRLEMQRMSQRIGRIEDMLGEIIKRLSAHDSSGQTTPGDGVLCAIEGFPTSTLTVSGIPSSTATIDTVITISAATGATVSAVGGGGSSGGVLPPTSTAAIAASSSAINITTPTSTGQLSLLNAGVSSPGGNGLGPMMLKKRRSKSRKAPAPPKQSQTIPEQVRLLDAELIGLSEKKTSTSTPSSATTPTTTGQPSQPSQSHSGSATAPSGSSSSSGGGGGRSKREFL; via the exons ATTTACAATGCGGCTGTGCTCTATCCAAATACGGACAAGTTGCACCAG AAACACCATTATGGTTGCTCTTACAAGTGGCACCCATTCGGAACGAAAGGGATTTGGTTGTGCTCTTTTTATTGACTTTTCGGGATATCACAGCACTGAAACAACCAATCGACAGCGAAGATACAAAAGGAG AACTTTTTGATATTTACTCTAAAGTTTTAGGTCTTTCCAAATTTGCCAAGCTGGCGAGGTCAGTTACACGTAGTCGTCAATTTAGTGCCCATTTGCCAACAATGAAGGATCCGACTAAACAATCAAATTTGGCTCAT ATGATGTCGTTAAGCGCTGATATTATGCCACAATACAGACAAGAAGCTCCTAAAACACCACCGCACATTTTGTTACATTATTGTGCATTTAAAGCAATTTGGGATTGGGTGATATtatgtttaacattttatacTGCTATTATG gTACCATACAACGTAGCTTTTAAGAATAAAACCTCAGAAGACGTTTCATTGTTAGTAGTGGATTCAATTGTAGATGTAATATTCTTTATAGACATTG ttttaaattttcacacAACGTTCGTTGGTCCCGGTGGTGAAGTGGTCAGTGATCCGAAAGTCATACGCATGAATTACCTTAAGTCCTGGTTTATTATCGATTTACTAAGTTGCCTGCCTTATGATGTTTTTAACGCCTTCGATCGTGATGAGGATGGCATTGGTTCATTGTTTAGTGCTCTTAAAGTTGTGCGACTTTTACGTTTGGGGCGTGTTGTTAGAAAATTGGATCGCTACCTCGAGTATGGTGCTGCTATGCTTATTTTGCTCTTGTGTTTTTACATGTTGGTTGCACATTGGCTTGCTTGCATTTGGTATTCGATTGGAAGGAGTGATGCTGATAATGGA attcAATATAGTTGGTTATGGAAATTGGCAAACGTCACACAAAGTCCATATTCATATGTGTGGGCAAGCAACGAAACAGGTCCCGAATTGATTAATGGTCCGTCTAGAAAGAGTATGTATGTTACTGCATTGTATTTCACAATGACCTGTATGACATCG GTTGGCTTTGGAAATGTCGCCGCTGAGACGGACAACGAGAAGGTGTTCACCATCTGCATGATGATAATTGCAG CTCTATTATACGCGACTATTTTCGGTCATGTTACGACCATCATTCAGCAAATGACATCTGCCACAGCTAAATACCACGATATGCTGAACAATGTCCGAGAGTTTATGAAGTTGCACGAAGTCCCCAAGGCTCTCAGTGAACGAGTCATGGACTATGTTGTTTCGACATGGGCAATGACCAAAGGGCTCGATACCGAAAAG CAGGTATTAAACTACTGTCCAAAAGACATGAAGGCAGATATTTGTGTTCATCTTAATAGAAAAGTTTTCAATGAACACCCAGCATTTCGACTTGCTTCGGATGGATGTTTACGGGCGTTAGCCATGCATTTCATGATGTCACATTCCGCACCAGGTGATTTGCTCTATCATACTGGTGAGAGCATAGATAGTCTGTGTTTTATCGTAACTGGAAGCTTGGAGGTAATACAGGATGACGAAGTGGTTGCTATTTTAG GAAAAGGTGACGTCTTCGGTGATCAGTTCTGGAAGGATTCAGCTGTTGGACAGAGTGCAGCTAATGTACGAGCGTTAACTTATTGCGACTTACATGCCATAAAACGAGACAAATTACTTGAGGTGCTAGATTTTTATTCAGCGTTTGCGAATAGCTTTGCCAGGAATCTCGTTTTAACATATAACTTAAGGCATCGATTGATATTTCGAAAAGTGGCCGATGTCAAACGAGAGAAGGAATTGGCTGAAAAGCGCAAAAATGAACCACAGTTACCTCAAAATCAAGATCATTTAgtgagaaaaatattttcgaaattccGAAGAACTCCACAAGTTCAGGCTGGAGTTAAAGAAATCGTATCAGGACCAAGTGATGTTGAAAAAGGTGATGGAGATGTGGAAAGAACAAAG AAGTTGCCAGCTAAGCTCACGCTAACCGAGGACTCACGCATTATATCAACATCAGGAGTTCCTTCGCAATCACCATCCCCATCATCAGGTCCACCATCAGCCCGTAGTACACGCGCTAGTAAATGGGGTCGTCTACTTGGTAGTTCGAGTGTTGATTCGGCAAGTGATACAAGCACAAAAGTAGCTGTCTCAAGAAGTCTGAGTGCCCGTGAGAGCTTGCGTGAGAGTACCGCCCAAGGAAGGCAGAGTAGCACATCGAGTAGTAATGGCGGCCAAGGCAACAAA GTGTTTCCAAAGGCGCCTAAGCTCCAGGCCAGTCAAGCCACCTTAGCCCGCCAAGATACAATCGATGAAGGTGGCGAGGTGGACTCCTCATCACCACCGAGTCGCGATAGTCGCTTGGATGCAGCTAAAGAACGAAACCTAGCTTTAGAGCGTGAACGTCAGATCGAAATGGCTTCATCACGCGCCACCACCTCAGACACGTACGACACTGGCCTCCGCGAACAGCCCCCTACACTCGCTCAACGTGATCTAATCGCCACCGTTTTGGATCTCAAAGTTGATGTTCGGCTGGAAATGCAGCGAATGTCTCAACGCATCGGGCGAATCGAAGATATGCTCGGCGAAATCATCAAACGGTTATCAGCTCACGATTCTTCGGGCCAAACTACGCCCGGAGATGGAGTTCTATGTGCTATTGAAGGTTTTCCAACTTCCACTTTAACTGTTTCTGGCATTCCGTCAAGCACAGCAACCATCGATACTGTGATAACCATTTCCGCAGCGACTGGGGCGACAGTGAGTGCAGTTGGGGGTGGTGGCAGCAGTGGTGGGGTATTGCCTCCGACGTCTACAGCTGCTATTGCTGCAAGTTCTAGCGCAATAAATATTACCACTCCAACATCAACTGGTCAGCTAAGTTTATTAAATGCAGGCGTATCTAGCCCTGGTGGCAATGGTCTGGGGCCAATGATGCTCAAGAAGCGACGATCGAAAAGCAGAAAAGCACCAGCGCCTCCAAAGCAATCGCAAACAATCCCTGAACAAGTCAGACTCCTTGACGCAGAGCTAATCGGCCTTAGCGAAAAGAAGACATCCACTTCCACACCATCATCCGCCACAACACCAACAACCACCGGCCAACCATCCCAGCCATCACAATCACATTCCGGATCAGCAACTGCACCAAGTGGTTCGTCCTCGAGcagtggcggtggtggtggtcgATCTAAGCGAGAATTTCTCTAG
- the LOC129944026 gene encoding potassium voltage-gated channel protein eag isoform X3, which translates to MPGGRRGLVAPQNTFLENIIRRSNSQPDSSFLLANAQIVDFPIVYCNESFCKISGYNRAEVMQKSCRCGFMYGELTDKETVARLEYTLENQQQDQFEILLYKKNNLQCGCALSKYGQVAPGIKKKTPLWLLLQVAPIRNERDLVVLFLLTFRDITALKQPIDSEDTKGELFDIYSKVLGLSKFAKLARSVTRSRQFSAHLPTMKDPTKQSNLAHMMSLSADIMPQYRQEAPKTPPHILLHYCAFKAIWDWVILCLTFYTAIMVPYNVAFKNKTSEDVSLLVVDSIVDVIFFIDIVLNFHTTFVGPGGEVVSDPKVIRMNYLKSWFIIDLLSCLPYDVFNAFDRDEDGIGSLFSALKVVRLLRLGRVVRKLDRYLEYGAAMLILLLCFYMLVAHWLACIWYSIGRSDADNGIQYSWLWKLANVTQSPYSYVWASNETGPELINGPSRKSMYVTALYFTMTCMTSVGFGNVAAETDNEKVFTICMMIIAALLYATIFGHVTTIIQQMTSATAKYHDMLNNVREFMKLHEVPKALSERVMDYVVSTWAMTKGLDTEKQVLNYCPKDMKADICVHLNRKVFNEHPAFRLASDGCLRALAMHFMMSHSAPGDLLYHTGESIDSLCFIVTGSLEVIQDDEVVAILGKGDVFGDQFWKDSAVGQSAANVRALTYCDLHAIKRDKLLEVLDFYSAFANSFARNLVLTYNLRHRLIFRKVADVKREKELAEKRKNEPQLPQNQDHLVRKIFSKFRRTPQVQAGVKEIVSGPSDVEKGDGDVERTKLPAKLTLTEDSRIISTSGVPSQSPSPSSGPPSARSTRASKWGRLLGSSSVDSASDTSTKVAVSRSLSARESLRESTAQGRQSSTSSSNGGQGNKVFPKAPKLQASQATLARQDTIDEGGEVDSSSPPSRDSRLDAAKERNLALERERQIEMASSRATTSDTYDTGLREQPPTLAQRDLIATVLDLKVDVRLEMQRMSQRIGRIEDMLGEIIKRLSAHDSSGQTTPGDGVLCAIEGFPTSTLTVSGIPSSTATIDTVITISAATGATVSAVGGGGSSGGVLPPTSTAAIAASSSAINITTPTSTGQLSLLNAGVSSPGGNGLGPMMLKKRRSKSRKAPAPPKQSQTIPEQVRLLDAELIGLSEKKTSTSTPSSATTPTTTGQPSQPSQSHSGSATAPSGSSSSSGGGGGRSKREFL; encoded by the exons ATTTACAATGCGGCTGTGCTCTATCCAAATACGGACAAGTTGCACCAGGtatcaaaaaaa AAACACCATTATGGTTGCTCTTACAAGTGGCACCCATTCGGAACGAAAGGGATTTGGTTGTGCTCTTTTTATTGACTTTTCGGGATATCACAGCACTGAAACAACCAATCGACAGCGAAGATACAAAAGGAG AACTTTTTGATATTTACTCTAAAGTTTTAGGTCTTTCCAAATTTGCCAAGCTGGCGAGGTCAGTTACACGTAGTCGTCAATTTAGTGCCCATTTGCCAACAATGAAGGATCCGACTAAACAATCAAATTTGGCTCAT ATGATGTCGTTAAGCGCTGATATTATGCCACAATACAGACAAGAAGCTCCTAAAACACCACCGCACATTTTGTTACATTATTGTGCATTTAAAGCAATTTGGGATTGGGTGATATtatgtttaacattttatacTGCTATTATG gTACCATACAACGTAGCTTTTAAGAATAAAACCTCAGAAGACGTTTCATTGTTAGTAGTGGATTCAATTGTAGATGTAATATTCTTTATAGACATTG ttttaaattttcacacAACGTTCGTTGGTCCCGGTGGTGAAGTGGTCAGTGATCCGAAAGTCATACGCATGAATTACCTTAAGTCCTGGTTTATTATCGATTTACTAAGTTGCCTGCCTTATGATGTTTTTAACGCCTTCGATCGTGATGAGGATGGCATTGGTTCATTGTTTAGTGCTCTTAAAGTTGTGCGACTTTTACGTTTGGGGCGTGTTGTTAGAAAATTGGATCGCTACCTCGAGTATGGTGCTGCTATGCTTATTTTGCTCTTGTGTTTTTACATGTTGGTTGCACATTGGCTTGCTTGCATTTGGTATTCGATTGGAAGGAGTGATGCTGATAATGGA attcAATATAGTTGGTTATGGAAATTGGCAAACGTCACACAAAGTCCATATTCATATGTGTGGGCAAGCAACGAAACAGGTCCCGAATTGATTAATGGTCCGTCTAGAAAGAGTATGTATGTTACTGCATTGTATTTCACAATGACCTGTATGACATCG GTTGGCTTTGGAAATGTCGCCGCTGAGACGGACAACGAGAAGGTGTTCACCATCTGCATGATGATAATTGCAG CTCTATTATACGCGACTATTTTCGGTCATGTTACGACCATCATTCAGCAAATGACATCTGCCACAGCTAAATACCACGATATGCTGAACAATGTCCGAGAGTTTATGAAGTTGCACGAAGTCCCCAAGGCTCTCAGTGAACGAGTCATGGACTATGTTGTTTCGACATGGGCAATGACCAAAGGGCTCGATACCGAAAAG CAGGTATTAAACTACTGTCCAAAAGACATGAAGGCAGATATTTGTGTTCATCTTAATAGAAAAGTTTTCAATGAACACCCAGCATTTCGACTTGCTTCGGATGGATGTTTACGGGCGTTAGCCATGCATTTCATGATGTCACATTCCGCACCAGGTGATTTGCTCTATCATACTGGTGAGAGCATAGATAGTCTGTGTTTTATCGTAACTGGAAGCTTGGAGGTAATACAGGATGACGAAGTGGTTGCTATTTTAG GAAAAGGTGACGTCTTCGGTGATCAGTTCTGGAAGGATTCAGCTGTTGGACAGAGTGCAGCTAATGTACGAGCGTTAACTTATTGCGACTTACATGCCATAAAACGAGACAAATTACTTGAGGTGCTAGATTTTTATTCAGCGTTTGCGAATAGCTTTGCCAGGAATCTCGTTTTAACATATAACTTAAGGCATCGATTGATATTTCGAAAAGTGGCCGATGTCAAACGAGAGAAGGAATTGGCTGAAAAGCGCAAAAATGAACCACAGTTACCTCAAAATCAAGATCATTTAgtgagaaaaatattttcgaaattccGAAGAACTCCACAAGTTCAGGCTGGAGTTAAAGAAATCGTATCAGGACCAAGTGATGTTGAAAAAGGTGATGGAGATGTGGAAAGAACAAAG TTGCCAGCTAAGCTCACGCTAACCGAGGACTCACGCATTATATCAACATCAGGAGTTCCTTCGCAATCACCATCCCCATCATCAGGTCCACCATCAGCCCGTAGTACACGCGCTAGTAAATGGGGTCGTCTACTTGGTAGTTCGAGTGTTGATTCGGCAAGTGATACAAGCACAAAAGTAGCTGTCTCAAGAAGTCTGAGTGCCCGTGAGAGCTTGCGTGAGAGTACCGCCCAAGGAAGGCAGAGTAGCACATCGAGTAGTAATGGCGGCCAAGGCAACAAA GTGTTTCCAAAGGCGCCTAAGCTCCAGGCCAGTCAAGCCACCTTAGCCCGCCAAGATACAATCGATGAAGGTGGCGAGGTGGACTCCTCATCACCACCGAGTCGCGATAGTCGCTTGGATGCAGCTAAAGAACGAAACCTAGCTTTAGAGCGTGAACGTCAGATCGAAATGGCTTCATCACGCGCCACCACCTCAGACACGTACGACACTGGCCTCCGCGAACAGCCCCCTACACTCGCTCAACGTGATCTAATCGCCACCGTTTTGGATCTCAAAGTTGATGTTCGGCTGGAAATGCAGCGAATGTCTCAACGCATCGGGCGAATCGAAGATATGCTCGGCGAAATCATCAAACGGTTATCAGCTCACGATTCTTCGGGCCAAACTACGCCCGGAGATGGAGTTCTATGTGCTATTGAAGGTTTTCCAACTTCCACTTTAACTGTTTCTGGCATTCCGTCAAGCACAGCAACCATCGATACTGTGATAACCATTTCCGCAGCGACTGGGGCGACAGTGAGTGCAGTTGGGGGTGGTGGCAGCAGTGGTGGGGTATTGCCTCCGACGTCTACAGCTGCTATTGCTGCAAGTTCTAGCGCAATAAATATTACCACTCCAACATCAACTGGTCAGCTAAGTTTATTAAATGCAGGCGTATCTAGCCCTGGTGGCAATGGTCTGGGGCCAATGATGCTCAAGAAGCGACGATCGAAAAGCAGAAAAGCACCAGCGCCTCCAAAGCAATCGCAAACAATCCCTGAACAAGTCAGACTCCTTGACGCAGAGCTAATCGGCCTTAGCGAAAAGAAGACATCCACTTCCACACCATCATCCGCCACAACACCAACAACCACCGGCCAACCATCCCAGCCATCACAATCACATTCCGGATCAGCAACTGCACCAAGTGGTTCGTCCTCGAGcagtggcggtggtggtggtcgATCTAAGCGAGAATTTCTCTAG
- the LOC129944026 gene encoding potassium voltage-gated channel protein eag isoform X1 — translation MPGGRRGLVAPQNTFLENIIRRSNSQPDSSFLLANAQIVDFPIVYCNESFCKISGYNRAEVMQKSCRCGFMYGELTDKETVARLEYTLENQQQDQFEILLYKKNNLQCGCALSKYGQVAPGIKKKTPLWLLLQVAPIRNERDLVVLFLLTFRDITALKQPIDSEDTKGELFDIYSKVLGLSKFAKLARSVTRSRQFSAHLPTMKDPTKQSNLAHMMSLSADIMPQYRQEAPKTPPHILLHYCAFKAIWDWVILCLTFYTAIMVPYNVAFKNKTSEDVSLLVVDSIVDVIFFIDIVLNFHTTFVGPGGEVVSDPKVIRMNYLKSWFIIDLLSCLPYDVFNAFDRDEDGIGSLFSALKVVRLLRLGRVVRKLDRYLEYGAAMLILLLCFYMLVAHWLACIWYSIGRSDADNGIQYSWLWKLANVTQSPYSYVWASNETGPELINGPSRKSMYVTALYFTMTCMTSVGFGNVAAETDNEKVFTICMMIIAALLYATIFGHVTTIIQQMTSATAKYHDMLNNVREFMKLHEVPKALSERVMDYVVSTWAMTKGLDTEKQVLNYCPKDMKADICVHLNRKVFNEHPAFRLASDGCLRALAMHFMMSHSAPGDLLYHTGESIDSLCFIVTGSLEVIQDDEVVAILGKGDVFGDQFWKDSAVGQSAANVRALTYCDLHAIKRDKLLEVLDFYSAFANSFARNLVLTYNLRHRLIFRKVADVKREKELAEKRKNEPQLPQNQDHLVRKIFSKFRRTPQVQAGVKEIVSGPSDVEKGDGDVERTKKLPAKLTLTEDSRIISTSGVPSQSPSPSSGPPSARSTRASKWGRLLGSSSVDSASDTSTKVAVSRSLSARESLRESTAQGRQSSTSSSNGGQGNKVFPKAPKLQASQATLARQDTIDEGGEVDSSSPPSRDSRLDAAKERNLALERERQIEMASSRATTSDTYDTGLREQPPTLAQRDLIATVLDLKVDVRLEMQRMSQRIGRIEDMLGEIIKRLSAHDSSGQTTPGDGVLCAIEGFPTSTLTVSGIPSSTATIDTVITISAATGATVSAVGGGGSSGGVLPPTSTAAIAASSSAINITTPTSTGQLSLLNAGVSSPGGNGLGPMMLKKRRSKSRKAPAPPKQSQTIPEQVRLLDAELIGLSEKKTSTSTPSSATTPTTTGQPSQPSQSHSGSATAPSGSSSSSGGGGGRSKREFL, via the exons ATTTACAATGCGGCTGTGCTCTATCCAAATACGGACAAGTTGCACCAGGtatcaaaaaaa AAACACCATTATGGTTGCTCTTACAAGTGGCACCCATTCGGAACGAAAGGGATTTGGTTGTGCTCTTTTTATTGACTTTTCGGGATATCACAGCACTGAAACAACCAATCGACAGCGAAGATACAAAAGGAG AACTTTTTGATATTTACTCTAAAGTTTTAGGTCTTTCCAAATTTGCCAAGCTGGCGAGGTCAGTTACACGTAGTCGTCAATTTAGTGCCCATTTGCCAACAATGAAGGATCCGACTAAACAATCAAATTTGGCTCAT ATGATGTCGTTAAGCGCTGATATTATGCCACAATACAGACAAGAAGCTCCTAAAACACCACCGCACATTTTGTTACATTATTGTGCATTTAAAGCAATTTGGGATTGGGTGATATtatgtttaacattttatacTGCTATTATG gTACCATACAACGTAGCTTTTAAGAATAAAACCTCAGAAGACGTTTCATTGTTAGTAGTGGATTCAATTGTAGATGTAATATTCTTTATAGACATTG ttttaaattttcacacAACGTTCGTTGGTCCCGGTGGTGAAGTGGTCAGTGATCCGAAAGTCATACGCATGAATTACCTTAAGTCCTGGTTTATTATCGATTTACTAAGTTGCCTGCCTTATGATGTTTTTAACGCCTTCGATCGTGATGAGGATGGCATTGGTTCATTGTTTAGTGCTCTTAAAGTTGTGCGACTTTTACGTTTGGGGCGTGTTGTTAGAAAATTGGATCGCTACCTCGAGTATGGTGCTGCTATGCTTATTTTGCTCTTGTGTTTTTACATGTTGGTTGCACATTGGCTTGCTTGCATTTGGTATTCGATTGGAAGGAGTGATGCTGATAATGGA attcAATATAGTTGGTTATGGAAATTGGCAAACGTCACACAAAGTCCATATTCATATGTGTGGGCAAGCAACGAAACAGGTCCCGAATTGATTAATGGTCCGTCTAGAAAGAGTATGTATGTTACTGCATTGTATTTCACAATGACCTGTATGACATCG GTTGGCTTTGGAAATGTCGCCGCTGAGACGGACAACGAGAAGGTGTTCACCATCTGCATGATGATAATTGCAG CTCTATTATACGCGACTATTTTCGGTCATGTTACGACCATCATTCAGCAAATGACATCTGCCACAGCTAAATACCACGATATGCTGAACAATGTCCGAGAGTTTATGAAGTTGCACGAAGTCCCCAAGGCTCTCAGTGAACGAGTCATGGACTATGTTGTTTCGACATGGGCAATGACCAAAGGGCTCGATACCGAAAAG CAGGTATTAAACTACTGTCCAAAAGACATGAAGGCAGATATTTGTGTTCATCTTAATAGAAAAGTTTTCAATGAACACCCAGCATTTCGACTTGCTTCGGATGGATGTTTACGGGCGTTAGCCATGCATTTCATGATGTCACATTCCGCACCAGGTGATTTGCTCTATCATACTGGTGAGAGCATAGATAGTCTGTGTTTTATCGTAACTGGAAGCTTGGAGGTAATACAGGATGACGAAGTGGTTGCTATTTTAG GAAAAGGTGACGTCTTCGGTGATCAGTTCTGGAAGGATTCAGCTGTTGGACAGAGTGCAGCTAATGTACGAGCGTTAACTTATTGCGACTTACATGCCATAAAACGAGACAAATTACTTGAGGTGCTAGATTTTTATTCAGCGTTTGCGAATAGCTTTGCCAGGAATCTCGTTTTAACATATAACTTAAGGCATCGATTGATATTTCGAAAAGTGGCCGATGTCAAACGAGAGAAGGAATTGGCTGAAAAGCGCAAAAATGAACCACAGTTACCTCAAAATCAAGATCATTTAgtgagaaaaatattttcgaaattccGAAGAACTCCACAAGTTCAGGCTGGAGTTAAAGAAATCGTATCAGGACCAAGTGATGTTGAAAAAGGTGATGGAGATGTGGAAAGAACAAAG AAGTTGCCAGCTAAGCTCACGCTAACCGAGGACTCACGCATTATATCAACATCAGGAGTTCCTTCGCAATCACCATCCCCATCATCAGGTCCACCATCAGCCCGTAGTACACGCGCTAGTAAATGGGGTCGTCTACTTGGTAGTTCGAGTGTTGATTCGGCAAGTGATACAAGCACAAAAGTAGCTGTCTCAAGAAGTCTGAGTGCCCGTGAGAGCTTGCGTGAGAGTACCGCCCAAGGAAGGCAGAGTAGCACATCGAGTAGTAATGGCGGCCAAGGCAACAAA GTGTTTCCAAAGGCGCCTAAGCTCCAGGCCAGTCAAGCCACCTTAGCCCGCCAAGATACAATCGATGAAGGTGGCGAGGTGGACTCCTCATCACCACCGAGTCGCGATAGTCGCTTGGATGCAGCTAAAGAACGAAACCTAGCTTTAGAGCGTGAACGTCAGATCGAAATGGCTTCATCACGCGCCACCACCTCAGACACGTACGACACTGGCCTCCGCGAACAGCCCCCTACACTCGCTCAACGTGATCTAATCGCCACCGTTTTGGATCTCAAAGTTGATGTTCGGCTGGAAATGCAGCGAATGTCTCAACGCATCGGGCGAATCGAAGATATGCTCGGCGAAATCATCAAACGGTTATCAGCTCACGATTCTTCGGGCCAAACTACGCCCGGAGATGGAGTTCTATGTGCTATTGAAGGTTTTCCAACTTCCACTTTAACTGTTTCTGGCATTCCGTCAAGCACAGCAACCATCGATACTGTGATAACCATTTCCGCAGCGACTGGGGCGACAGTGAGTGCAGTTGGGGGTGGTGGCAGCAGTGGTGGGGTATTGCCTCCGACGTCTACAGCTGCTATTGCTGCAAGTTCTAGCGCAATAAATATTACCACTCCAACATCAACTGGTCAGCTAAGTTTATTAAATGCAGGCGTATCTAGCCCTGGTGGCAATGGTCTGGGGCCAATGATGCTCAAGAAGCGACGATCGAAAAGCAGAAAAGCACCAGCGCCTCCAAAGCAATCGCAAACAATCCCTGAACAAGTCAGACTCCTTGACGCAGAGCTAATCGGCCTTAGCGAAAAGAAGACATCCACTTCCACACCATCATCCGCCACAACACCAACAACCACCGGCCAACCATCCCAGCCATCACAATCACATTCCGGATCAGCAACTGCACCAAGTGGTTCGTCCTCGAGcagtggcggtggtggtggtcgATCTAAGCGAGAATTTCTCTAG